A single Paenibacillus sp. FSL R5-0517 DNA region contains:
- a CDS encoding alpha/beta hydrolase, translated as MIIVALIFPTWTPQIKGENSISMLEQIEINGAGHEVMIRGVDRSNPILIFVHGGPGCSEIPYVRKYQKELEQHFTVVHYDQRGSGKSYHFFEDYSNLTTDVLVDDLLALSDVVSKELNQEKVILIGHSFGTYIGMKAAAKAPAQFHAYIGIGQMADTLQSELESMEYTLEQAKQAGNEADVEKLELVRGSIEQGNDLTPRILLQKYGGAARLINENRDYISGFLLNPEYNGLDMIRFYSGMFSSQDILLREAFDQNLPDIVDHLEIPSYFVMGKYDYMTTTNAARDYFKGLDAPIKDFVVFNESAHYPQFEEKDKFLNWLIELF; from the coding sequence ATGATTATAGTTGCTTTGATATTTCCCACATGGACACCCCAAATTAAAGGGGAGAACAGCATCAGCATGTTAGAGCAGATCGAAATCAACGGTGCAGGTCACGAGGTCATGATCAGGGGAGTTGACCGGAGTAATCCTATCCTGATTTTTGTGCATGGGGGGCCGGGATGCTCGGAGATTCCTTACGTTAGGAAGTATCAGAAGGAGCTTGAGCAACACTTCACTGTAGTCCATTATGATCAACGTGGGAGCGGAAAGTCCTATCACTTTTTTGAGGATTATTCGAATCTGACAACAGATGTATTAGTAGATGATTTGTTAGCGTTAAGTGATGTTGTATCTAAGGAGTTAAATCAAGAAAAGGTTATATTAATCGGTCATTCATTTGGTACATACATCGGGATGAAAGCTGCGGCTAAGGCGCCAGCTCAGTTTCACGCGTATATTGGCATTGGGCAGATGGCAGATACGCTTCAGAGCGAACTGGAGAGCATGGAGTACACGTTAGAACAAGCGAAACAAGCCGGTAATGAAGCGGATGTTGAAAAACTGGAGCTAGTTCGTGGGTCGATTGAGCAAGGAAATGATCTTACACCTAGAATTCTTTTGCAAAAGTACGGCGGCGCTGCCAGACTTATCAATGAGAATAGAGATTATATTTCAGGATTCCTTTTGAATCCCGAATACAATGGATTGGATATGATTCGCTTTTATTCAGGGATGTTCAGTTCGCAAGACATCTTACTGAGGGAAGCATTTGATCAAAATTTACCCGACATTGTGGATCATCTGGAGATTCCTAGTTATTTTGTGATGGGTAAATATGATTATATGACCACTACGAATGCAGCACGTGATTATTTCAAAGGACTCGATGCACCGATCAAAGATTTCGTTGTATTTAACGAATCGGCGCATTACCCACAGTTTGAAGAGAAAGATAAATTCTTAAATTGGTTAATTGAGCTATTTTAA
- a CDS encoding glycoside hydrolase family 5 protein, whose product MFKKWKKFSISSLALVLVAAVAFTGWSPKASAADASQVVAEMGAGWNLGNQLEAAINGTPSETAWGNPTVTPVLIQKVKAAGFKSIRIPISYLNNIGSAPNYTINAAWLNRIQQVVDYAYNEGLYVIINIHGDGYNSVQGGWLLVNSGNQTAIKEKYKKVWQQVATKFSNYNDRLIFESMNEVFDGNYGNPNSAYYANLNAYNQIFVDTVRQTGGNNNARWLLIPGWNTNIDFTVGNYGFVLPTDNFRSSAIPSSQKRIMISAHYYSPWDFAGEENGNITQWGATATNPAKKSTWGQEDYLESQFKSMYDKFVTQGYPVVIGEFGSIDKTSYDSTNNVYRAAYAKAVTAKAKKYKMVPVYWDNGHNGQHGFALFNRQNNTVTQQNIINAIMQGMQ is encoded by the coding sequence ATGTTCAAAAAATGGAAGAAATTCAGCATCAGCAGCTTGGCGCTTGTGTTAGTGGCTGCCGTGGCCTTTACCGGATGGAGCCCCAAAGCATCAGCAGCAGACGCTTCGCAAGTGGTGGCTGAGATGGGTGCAGGTTGGAATCTGGGCAATCAGTTGGAAGCAGCGATAAATGGCACACCGAGTGAGACAGCTTGGGGCAATCCTACGGTGACTCCGGTGCTGATCCAAAAAGTGAAAGCTGCGGGCTTCAAGTCGATTCGTATTCCCATCTCCTATTTGAACAACATTGGAAGCGCTCCCAATTATACAATTAATGCGGCATGGTTGAATCGAATTCAGCAAGTTGTAGATTATGCCTACAATGAAGGTCTGTATGTCATCATCAATATTCACGGCGATGGTTACAATTCTGTACAGGGTGGATGGTTGCTCGTGAATAGTGGCAATCAGACTGCCATTAAGGAAAAGTATAAAAAAGTGTGGCAGCAGGTGGCTACCAAGTTTAGCAACTACAATGATCGTCTTATTTTCGAATCCATGAACGAAGTGTTCGATGGCAACTATGGTAATCCGAATTCGGCGTATTACGCTAATCTGAACGCCTACAATCAAATTTTTGTGGACACGGTAAGGCAGACCGGAGGCAACAATAATGCCAGATGGTTGCTGATTCCAGGCTGGAATACCAATATTGACTTCACCGTTGGTAATTATGGCTTTGTGCTCCCGACAGATAATTTCAGATCCTCGGCCATTCCTAGTTCGCAGAAAAGAATTATGATCTCGGCACACTATTACTCTCCATGGGATTTCGCTGGTGAGGAAAACGGTAATATCACGCAGTGGGGTGCAACGGCTACGAATCCTGCGAAGAAGTCTACTTGGGGACAAGAGGATTACTTGGAATCGCAGTTCAAGTCCATGTACGATAAATTTGTCACTCAAGGCTATCCTGTAGTGATTGGTGAATTCGGTTCAATTGACAAAACATCGTATGATTCAACCAACAATGTATATCGTGCAGCATATGCCAAAGCAGTTACAGCAAAAGCCAAGAAATACAAAATGGTTCCGGTTTATTGGGACAACGGGCATAACGGTCAACATGGATTCGCCTTGTTTAACCGTCAGAATAATACCGTGACGCAACAAAACATCATTAATGCAATCATGCAAGGTATGCAATAA
- a CDS encoding GNAT family protein translates to MLKKRDLQECHSLYSLMMDPAVSPYVRYLCQSYEEYLFLTKQLMAEEEQKTVISRTILNETGQPIGTIDLYHIEQQTGFLATWIGAPYFGNGYSQRAKSAFLVELFLEHAIETVFMKIRKQNIRSRKAVEKLPYVKLANDVYPDVYQFINAKEQIYDLYHVERSTFFEHHMDLHHVVAT, encoded by the coding sequence ATGTTAAAAAAACGTGATTTGCAGGAATGCCATTCATTGTACAGTTTGATGATGGACCCCGCAGTTTCGCCTTACGTTCGTTATCTATGTCAATCGTATGAAGAATATCTATTTCTTACGAAACAATTGATGGCCGAAGAAGAGCAAAAAACAGTGATTTCCCGAACGATTTTGAATGAGACAGGACAGCCGATTGGTACCATTGATCTATATCATATCGAGCAGCAAACGGGTTTCTTGGCCACATGGATTGGAGCCCCGTATTTTGGTAATGGATACAGCCAAAGAGCGAAATCAGCCTTTTTGGTTGAACTGTTTCTGGAACATGCGATTGAAACGGTATTTATGAAAATTCGAAAGCAAAATATAAGATCCAGAAAAGCGGTAGAAAAACTGCCTTATGTGAAACTAGCCAATGATGTGTATCCCGATGTATACCAATTCATTAATGCCAAGGAACAGATCTATGATCTGTATCATGTGGAACGATCGACTTTTTTTGAACATCATATGGATCTGCACCATGTAGTGGCAACGTAA
- a CDS encoding aminoglycoside phosphotransferase family protein, with translation MRVAEQEEVLSGGNVNQVVRIGETVRRSSRPDPYVQELLVHLEKEGFYQAPRYLGVDAEGREMLSYLDGHVPGNDYPEIEAYMWSDESLKGVARLLRTYHDATVSYLTAAQSSNAYSDMEQHEVVCHNDFALYNVVFKDGVPQGIIDFDMVGPGPRLWDIAYTLYTCVPLASFSPQTQMRGKEVIPYCSEVHPTVRKERIELFMSTYGVTVPPDLKQWVLSRIRFLCETLANRAADGDVAFLKMVEEGHLSHYEKEVIFLEKHWDEWI, from the coding sequence ATGAGAGTGGCTGAACAGGAGGAAGTGTTATCGGGAGGTAATGTGAATCAGGTTGTCAGAATCGGAGAGACGGTTCGCAGGAGTTCCAGACCTGATCCTTATGTGCAGGAGCTGCTGGTGCATCTTGAAAAAGAAGGCTTTTATCAGGCTCCACGATATCTTGGTGTTGATGCGGAAGGAAGAGAAATGCTCTCGTATCTTGATGGACACGTTCCTGGCAATGATTATCCCGAGATTGAAGCGTACATGTGGTCAGATGAATCGCTTAAGGGAGTTGCAAGACTTTTGAGAACCTATCATGATGCGACTGTTTCATATCTAACTGCCGCTCAATCCAGCAATGCCTATTCTGATATGGAGCAACATGAGGTCGTGTGTCATAACGATTTTGCATTATATAACGTGGTATTTAAGGATGGCGTGCCACAGGGGATTATCGACTTTGATATGGTCGGTCCGGGTCCACGTCTGTGGGATATTGCCTATACATTATATACTTGCGTTCCGCTGGCGAGTTTTTCACCCCAAACTCAGATGCGTGGTAAGGAGGTTATCCCTTATTGCAGTGAAGTGCACCCAACCGTTCGGAAGGAACGCATTGAATTATTCATGAGCACATACGGAGTGACTGTACCGCCGGATTTGAAGCAATGGGTGTTGTCTCGCATTCGTTTCTTGTGTGAGACATTGGCTAATCGTGCGGCTGACGGAGATGTCGCTTTTCTGAAGATGGTTGAAGAGGGCCATCTGTCCCACTACGAGAAAGAAGTTATTTTTCTGGAAAAACATTGGGATGAATGGATTTGA
- a CDS encoding AraC family transcriptional regulator, with product MLTIHTPTNIALQENEVYVRSEADNFQDEWPVHTHNGYEIHYFIQGDATFLIGDRIYKPLPGDMFIFRGGVPHRINPSREIVYKRSFVNFTELLLLDMLAVSQLENLMSIFRHPNGLLVHWSLEEREHITGIFKGIKEEMDAGNTGHKTMIKLSLTQLLLRIYRKTTSEQSADPILFSSQKQTSVSRVLHYLNQNYTENVSLDDLSKTLHLNKYYICHSFKETTGYTISNYVIRKRVAEAKKLLLSTDAPILSISETLGFNTPVYFSRAFKQYVGVSPQLFRKNELLNEAKIH from the coding sequence ATGCTAACCATACACACCCCGACGAATATTGCTTTACAGGAAAATGAAGTTTACGTGAGATCAGAAGCAGATAACTTTCAGGATGAATGGCCTGTTCATACGCACAACGGGTATGAGATTCATTATTTTATCCAAGGAGATGCGACCTTTTTAATCGGTGATCGAATATATAAGCCGCTGCCTGGAGATATGTTTATATTCAGAGGGGGTGTGCCCCATCGGATCAATCCTTCAAGAGAAATCGTATACAAGCGAAGTTTCGTCAATTTTACGGAATTATTGTTACTGGACATGCTTGCTGTGAGTCAATTGGAGAATCTGATGTCCATATTCCGGCATCCCAATGGATTGCTGGTGCATTGGTCCCTGGAGGAGCGTGAACACATCACAGGTATATTTAAGGGGATCAAGGAGGAGATGGATGCAGGAAATACAGGACACAAAACAATGATCAAATTAAGTCTTACCCAATTGTTGTTGCGGATTTACCGGAAAACGACCAGTGAGCAATCCGCAGATCCTATTTTATTTTCTTCCCAGAAGCAGACAAGTGTAAGCCGGGTTCTTCATTATTTAAACCAGAACTACACGGAGAATGTTTCACTGGATGATCTGTCCAAAACACTCCATTTGAATAAATACTATATATGTCACTCTTTCAAAGAGACGACGGGATATACCATAAGCAATTATGTAATACGGAAAAGAGTTGCAGAGGCCAAAAAATTATTACTGTCTACAGATGCACCGATTTTGTCCATATCTGAGACGTTAGGCTTTAATACACCTGTATATTTTAGTAGGGCATTTAAACAGTATGTGGGTGTATCGCCACAGTTGTTCCGCAAAAATGAATTGCTCAACGAAGCCAAAATTCATTAA
- a CDS encoding sugar ABC transporter substrate-binding protein, with translation MTRRTTFKLITSLVMVMLLIVLTACGNTGNNADSKQSTLDFLWFSDGKEGEVIKEIIKEYEQTNTKVKINLIEVGFKDMQTKLKTMLSGGKPPALSRVTDTGSFANQAVDLTPYVDSASQFEDQFIDSLKPYYVMNDKLVAAPMDVTANGLIYNKTLFDKAGVKVPTSPDQVWTWEEYIAALKEVMDKGGARYGMVWDVTPHRWSTLLYQNGGSILTEDGSAAAINSEAGIRSMEMFKQLHQDGIMPESVWLGGENPNNLFRSGTVATHWAGNWMISNYKDITDFEWGVTYMPKGTQRSSVPGGKFLMAFKGSGYEQEAAEFIEYLTSKEVNSKYNQESLFMSPRKDSSVLNYEFGKEMFEIFSDELKNSSPLAANDWSKQTLISKISTDLKNNIMDVLSDKATPQEALDRTAQLINEAIGSQ, from the coding sequence ATGACGAGAAGAACAACGTTTAAGCTCATCACTAGCCTGGTAATGGTCATGTTACTCATCGTGCTGACTGCTTGCGGAAATACAGGTAACAATGCTGATTCGAAACAATCAACGCTGGATTTTCTGTGGTTCTCTGATGGGAAAGAAGGAGAAGTCATTAAGGAAATAATTAAAGAATATGAGCAGACGAATACCAAGGTTAAGATCAATCTGATTGAAGTTGGTTTCAAGGACATGCAAACCAAATTAAAAACAATGTTATCGGGTGGAAAGCCACCTGCCCTAAGCCGGGTCACGGATACCGGATCATTTGCTAATCAGGCCGTTGATCTTACACCCTACGTGGACAGTGCCAGTCAATTCGAGGATCAATTTATCGACTCTCTTAAACCTTACTATGTTATGAATGACAAGCTGGTGGCTGCACCTATGGACGTCACAGCGAATGGACTTATTTATAACAAAACCTTATTTGATAAAGCGGGCGTCAAGGTACCTACTTCACCCGATCAGGTATGGACGTGGGAAGAATATATCGCTGCATTAAAAGAGGTTATGGACAAAGGTGGAGCACGATATGGCATGGTATGGGATGTCACTCCGCATAGATGGTCCACTCTTTTGTACCAGAATGGTGGAAGTATCTTAACAGAGGATGGCAGTGCGGCGGCCATTAACAGTGAAGCCGGAATCCGTTCGATGGAGATGTTCAAGCAACTTCATCAAGATGGAATTATGCCTGAATCGGTATGGCTCGGAGGGGAGAACCCGAACAACCTGTTCCGTTCCGGGACGGTAGCTACCCACTGGGCTGGCAACTGGATGATTAGCAATTACAAGGATATCACCGATTTTGAATGGGGCGTCACCTATATGCCGAAAGGAACACAACGTTCATCCGTGCCCGGCGGGAAGTTTCTCATGGCTTTCAAAGGCAGTGGTTATGAGCAGGAGGCAGCAGAATTCATTGAATATTTAACCTCCAAAGAAGTGAATTCCAAATATAATCAGGAATCATTGTTTATGAGTCCACGGAAGGACAGCTCCGTATTAAATTATGAATTTGGCAAGGAGATGTTTGAAATTTTCTCGGATGAACTGAAGAACAGTTCACCTCTTGCCGCGAATGACTGGTCTAAGCAAACGCTTATATCCAAAATTTCAACGGATTTGAAAAATAACATTATGGACGTTCTATCAGACAAGGCAACTCCGCAGGAGGCTTTGGATCGAACAGCCCAACTGATTAACGAGGCTATCGGCAGTCAATAA
- a CDS encoding sugar ABC transporter permease, translating into MSEGQRLNRNTLAKQNRKLVIAPYLFILPNLLIFGTFIVFPSLLGLYYSFHVYDGLNPMKYNGLENYIKIIGDREFWSTIGRTGIYAAIVVPLIYAAALGIALLLAREIRMRGFFRAVFYWPTMISYIIVGLTWKWIFGDSFGILNHLLTVVGVEPVGFLTSPFWANTAVIIATVWSRAGFFMVIFIAGLQAIPTDYYEAARLDGATGTKVFRYITLPLLKPTSLLVVMLCLIDAFKAFPLMFALTGGGPGKETTYIVQYIYEIGFNRQELGLASAMSVILFILIGGFSALQFRLSKGGAT; encoded by the coding sequence ATGAGTGAAGGACAACGATTAAACAGGAATACGCTGGCAAAACAGAACAGGAAGCTCGTTATTGCTCCTTATCTGTTTATACTTCCCAACCTCCTGATCTTTGGAACGTTTATCGTATTTCCCTCTTTATTGGGTCTCTATTATTCTTTCCATGTCTACGATGGATTGAACCCAATGAAGTACAACGGGCTGGAGAATTATATCAAAATCATAGGGGATCGGGAATTTTGGTCGACCATCGGACGAACGGGGATTTATGCAGCAATTGTTGTCCCGCTAATCTATGCAGCAGCATTAGGCATTGCATTACTGCTTGCGCGCGAGATACGAATGCGGGGGTTCTTCAGGGCCGTATTTTACTGGCCGACCATGATTTCTTACATTATCGTAGGTTTGACCTGGAAGTGGATTTTTGGAGATTCATTCGGCATCTTGAATCATCTGTTAACGGTGGTTGGTGTGGAACCTGTAGGCTTTCTGACCTCTCCCTTTTGGGCAAATACGGCTGTGATTATCGCAACGGTTTGGTCTCGTGCAGGCTTTTTCATGGTCATTTTTATCGCAGGCTTGCAGGCCATACCTACGGATTATTATGAAGCTGCCCGCTTGGACGGCGCAACGGGAACAAAGGTATTTCGCTATATTACCCTCCCACTTTTGAAGCCTACCAGCTTACTCGTTGTTATGCTATGTCTGATTGACGCGTTCAAGGCCTTCCCACTTATGTTTGCGCTTACAGGCGGTGGGCCGGGCAAGGAAACCACCTATATTGTTCAATATATCTATGAGATTGGCTTTAACAGGCAGGAGCTTGGGCTAGCCAGCGCCATGTCGGTGATACTGTTTATCCTTATTGGCGGATTCTCAGCTCTGCAATTCCGTCTATCGAAAGGAGGGGCTACGTGA
- a CDS encoding carbohydrate ABC transporter permease, translated as MVMKPMVKIVIYSILSVAAVVWLLPVLWVVISALKTNSDLYSFPPKLWPDPVTFEHFREAFKKGNFGLYFMNSTIVTLSSTLLLLLINSMAGFALAKYRFRGSSIILIAFISTLMIPIEVIMIPIFKVLSALGMYNSLLAIIIPPAATPTGVFLMRQYLLSVPDELLEAARMDGAGEWKIYWSIILPIAKPILAVLAIFSFMWRWDDFVWPLIAISDPSKYTIQLALSNFIGEYNVDWGSLLAMSVITMLPVLIVFMVFQRYFVSGMITSGMKG; from the coding sequence ATGGTAATGAAACCTATGGTCAAAATTGTCATTTACAGTATATTAAGTGTTGCCGCAGTAGTGTGGCTCCTGCCTGTTCTGTGGGTCGTAATTTCTGCCCTGAAAACGAATAGCGATCTGTACAGCTTTCCTCCAAAGTTGTGGCCCGATCCAGTCACCTTCGAGCATTTCAGGGAGGCATTCAAAAAAGGTAATTTTGGCTTGTATTTTATGAATAGTACAATCGTAACTTTGAGCTCAACGCTGCTGTTGTTGCTGATCAACTCCATGGCAGGCTTTGCACTCGCGAAGTACCGCTTCCGCGGAAGCTCGATCATATTAATCGCTTTTATCTCAACCCTCATGATTCCGATTGAGGTCATTATGATCCCTATCTTCAAGGTACTGAGTGCACTTGGGATGTATAATAGCCTGCTCGCGATTATTATACCACCAGCAGCAACTCCGACAGGTGTGTTCCTTATGCGGCAGTACTTGCTAAGCGTACCGGACGAACTGCTGGAAGCTGCCCGGATGGATGGAGCCGGTGAATGGAAAATTTACTGGAGCATTATTCTTCCCATAGCGAAGCCGATTCTGGCCGTGCTTGCGATCTTCTCCTTCATGTGGAGATGGGATGATTTTGTATGGCCGTTAATTGCTATTAGTGATCCATCGAAATATACGATTCAGCTTGCGCTCTCTAATTTTATTGGTGAATACAACGTAGATTGGGGCAGCCTTCTGGCCATGTCCGTAATCACGATGCTTCCGGTACTGATTGTTTTTATGGTTTTCCAGCGTTATTTTGTCAGCGGTATGATTACTTCAGGAATGAAAGGATGA
- a CDS encoding glycoside hydrolase family 88 protein, with product MPNQEVLLEKISRVSDAMKSMKNTSINEQFPIGLIDIHLWEWPQGVGLYGLLQLYEATKDAEVLEFLESWYNARLLEGLPEKNVNTCAPLLTLISLCELTGNKEYERVCEEWSSWIMDELLRTGDGAFQHMITGDANDGQILIDTLFMTVLFLAKAGVYFKKTAYVEEAKRQFLVHIKYLYNKQTGLFYHGWDFNENHNYGAVHWGRGNAWYTAGVMDFLNIIPIEDGLKAYLLDTATAQIRALSKLQSENGMWHTVLDDPHSYQETSATAAMGYGILKGIRYGYLDESYRDTGTRALEAVLRQIDDNGVVQQVSYGTPVGQDAQFYKDIPISPMGYGQALTLFILIEGLRVPATE from the coding sequence ATGCCGAATCAAGAAGTGCTTCTGGAGAAAATAAGCAGGGTATCCGATGCGATGAAATCGATGAAAAATACAAGCATCAACGAACAGTTCCCCATTGGACTAATCGACATCCATCTATGGGAATGGCCACAAGGTGTCGGCCTTTATGGTCTGCTTCAGCTCTATGAAGCAACGAAGGATGCCGAGGTGCTGGAATTTCTCGAATCATGGTACAATGCAAGGCTGCTGGAGGGGTTACCAGAAAAAAATGTGAATACCTGTGCTCCGCTGCTTACGTTGATTTCACTATGCGAACTGACCGGAAACAAGGAATATGAACGTGTCTGTGAAGAATGGAGTAGCTGGATTATGGACGAACTGTTACGAACCGGAGACGGTGCATTCCAGCATATGATCACAGGAGACGCCAACGATGGCCAGATTCTAATCGACACCCTTTTTATGACGGTATTATTTCTGGCCAAAGCTGGGGTGTATTTTAAGAAAACAGCCTATGTGGAAGAAGCCAAGCGGCAATTCCTTGTGCATATTAAATACCTGTACAATAAACAAACCGGGCTGTTCTATCACGGCTGGGATTTCAACGAAAATCATAATTATGGCGCAGTTCACTGGGGAAGAGGCAATGCATGGTATACGGCGGGGGTTATGGATTTTCTGAATATCATCCCCATTGAAGATGGGCTGAAGGCCTATCTGTTGGATACAGCGACCGCTCAAATTAGAGCGCTTAGCAAGCTTCAGAGTGAGAACGGGATGTGGCACACCGTACTGGATGATCCGCACTCTTACCAAGAAACTTCCGCAACGGCTGCGATGGGATACGGGATTCTCAAGGGAATCCGGTACGGATACTTGGACGAGTCCTATCGCGATACCGGCACGAGAGCACTTGAAGCAGTGCTGCGGCAAATTGATGATAACGGAGTTGTACAACAGGTATCCTACGGGACCCCTGTGGGACAGGATGCCCAGTTCTATAAAGATATACCGATTAGTCCGATGGGCTATGGACAAGCTCTTACGTTGTTTATTCTGATTGAGGGGTTGCGGGTTCCAGCCACCGAATAA
- a CDS encoding FAD-dependent oxidoreductase, with protein sequence MKHELVKPDITVIGGGLAGVCAAISAARLGQQVALIQNRPVLGGNSSSEVRVWVCGATAHGINRYARETGIMGELFVENQYRNPEGNPYLWDLVILEAVRAESNISLYLNTDVHEVEATGDGEERMITSVTGWMMGSERKIRFESQIYLDCTGDGLVGFLAGAKFALGREARSEYGEEWAPEVADQITLGSTLLFYTKDTGAPVRYIPPSFAKDITQTSIPIRRVIRSGDSGCHYWWIEWGGEHDTVHDNELIRDELWSVIYGIWDYIKNSGKFDADHMTLEWIGSLPGKREYRRFTGDHVLTQNDIISQQEFPDAVAFGGWSIDLHPPQGMYAEASGSKHMHADGVYHVPFRSLYSANVRNMLMAGRDISASHVAFGTTRVMATCAVIGEAAGTGAALCAAMGVSPRELYARHLAALQQTLLRQDASIIGVRSRDELDLARRAKASASSTLTGIALEQPGETYPLGADVALLLPVQPMLSGLELLLDASSDTVLTVELWDTGRKENYVPHTLQVTATVNVATGTRQWVKLPLEWQPEEPQNAFIIIRANEDVTLYHSTEAHSGVLIFFRTEENHVSKNLEDHATDQPVVLWSMQGLARQPFCCRTLSETTAYLPENTVNGYHRPYGGPQQWMSQPMQSGKPEWVQLTWEEPQALAELHLTFNDDVNEDLVNLHHHQTTFRVMPELVRDYRVEVLSRSGEWIEIVSAAENRKRKVIHRLDTAVHTQALRVNIDTTNGSKYAELIEIRAYGESTLTGKS encoded by the coding sequence ATGAAGCACGAACTCGTTAAACCGGATATCACCGTCATCGGAGGCGGGCTTGCGGGCGTATGTGCTGCGATATCTGCTGCCCGGCTGGGCCAACAGGTCGCACTGATACAGAATCGCCCCGTACTTGGCGGCAATTCCAGCAGCGAAGTACGCGTATGGGTCTGTGGCGCTACCGCCCACGGGATTAACCGTTATGCCCGCGAGACAGGCATCATGGGGGAACTATTTGTAGAGAATCAATATCGTAATCCGGAGGGCAATCCTTATCTCTGGGACTTGGTCATTCTGGAAGCCGTCCGAGCTGAATCCAACATCAGCCTGTATCTGAACACGGATGTCCATGAAGTTGAGGCCACAGGGGATGGCGAAGAACGTATGATCACCTCTGTTACCGGGTGGATGATGGGCTCTGAGCGCAAAATCCGATTTGAGAGTCAGATCTATCTGGACTGTACAGGCGATGGACTGGTTGGTTTTCTGGCAGGTGCCAAGTTTGCGCTCGGCCGGGAAGCCCGCAGCGAGTATGGTGAAGAATGGGCACCGGAGGTTGCAGATCAGATCACGCTGGGCAGTACACTGCTCTTTTACACCAAGGATACCGGTGCACCCGTCCGTTATATCCCACCTTCTTTTGCCAAGGATATCACGCAGACGAGTATTCCAATTCGCCGGGTCATTCGTAGCGGGGATTCCGGTTGTCATTACTGGTGGATTGAATGGGGCGGTGAACATGATACCGTACACGACAATGAGCTGATCCGTGATGAGCTGTGGTCCGTGATCTACGGGATCTGGGACTATATCAAGAACTCCGGGAAATTCGATGCCGATCATATGACGCTGGAGTGGATCGGTTCTCTTCCTGGCAAAAGGGAGTACCGCCGCTTCACGGGTGACCATGTGCTCACCCAGAACGATATTATCAGCCAGCAGGAGTTCCCGGATGCCGTAGCTTTTGGCGGCTGGTCCATCGACCTGCATCCCCCGCAGGGCATGTATGCCGAAGCGAGCGGCTCGAAGCATATGCATGCCGATGGCGTGTATCACGTGCCGTTCCGCTCGCTGTATTCCGCGAATGTGCGGAATATGCTCATGGCCGGACGCGACATCAGCGCATCACATGTCGCCTTCGGCACAACGCGCGTCATGGCCACATGCGCGGTCATCGGCGAAGCCGCGGGTACGGGCGCAGCGCTCTGCGCGGCCATGGGGGTGTCGCCGCGCGAGTTGTACGCGAGGCATCTGGCGGCGCTGCAGCAGACGTTGCTGCGGCAGGACGCTTCCATCATCGGGGTGCGCAGCCGCGATGAGCTGGATCTGGCCCGGCGTGCCAAGGCTTCAGCCTCCAGCACGCTGACGGGCATCGCTCTTGAGCAGCCTGGGGAAACGTACCCGCTGGGTGCGGATGTTGCCCTGCTGCTGCCCGTGCAGCCAATGCTCAGCGGCCTGGAGCTGCTGCTGGATGCATCCAGCGATACCGTGCTGACGGTAGAGCTGTGGGATACGGGGCGTAAGGAGAATTACGTCCCCCATACGTTACAAGTTACGGCAACCGTTAATGTTGCAACGGGAACCAGGCAGTGGGTGAAGCTTCCGCTTGAATGGCAACCGGAAGAACCGCAGAATGCATTTATTATTATCCGGGCGAATGAAGACGTCACCCTCTACCATTCCACGGAGGCACACAGCGGGGTGCTGATTTTCTTCCGAACAGAAGAGAACCATGTGTCCAAAAATCTGGAGGATCATGCCACGGATCAGCCCGTTGTATTATGGTCCATGCAGGGGTTGGCGCGTCAGCCATTCTGCTGTCGTACCCTTTCTGAGACGACGGCCTATTTACCAGAAAACACAGTCAACGGTTACCATCGCCCTTACGGCGGGCCACAGCAGTGGATGTCCCAGCCGATGCAGTCTGGCAAGCCGGAATGGGTGCAACTCACATGGGAAGAGCCTCAAGCCTTGGCTGAACTGCACTTGACCTTTAATGATGATGTGAACGAGGATCTGGTTAATCTGCATCACCATCAGACAACATTCCGCGTCATGCCTGAACTTGTACGTGATTATCGGGTGGAGGTATTGAGTCGGTCTGGGGAGTGGATTGAGATCGTAAGTGCAGCGGAGAACCGCAAAAGGAAAGTCATTCATCGTCTGGATACAGCTGTGCATACACAAGCGCTTAGGGTAAACATTGATACCACCAATGGCAGCAAGTATGCGGAGTTGATCGAGATTCGGGCATATGGGGAGTCAACGTTGACAGGCAAGAGCTAA